In the Peromyscus eremicus unplaced genomic scaffold, PerEre_H2_v1 PerEre#2#unplaced_1288, whole genome shotgun sequence genome, aagaagcttttctgatgaaggttgagagcTGCTCTAATCCATAGGTATAAAGATAAGTGTTTAGAAGGAAGTTCAATCTATGCCCATTTAATAACACAATAGTAATAGATTCTTTCCTTGGCCCTATGACCTACCAAGGCCATGGTTCTTGACCCAGttacagtaccaggtatgagTCCCACCTTGAGGGATAGAACTTAAATTGAATGGGGGAAAAATGCTTGGTTACTTCCATAACATTTGTGACATTGTTGCACCAGTGAGCATATCTTGCTGAGTGGATCCTTATTGTAGCTTGCAGGGcccacagctgggtaagactgtggATGCCTCTTTTTCCCCAGCAAGGCTccagagtaccttccagcactatgaacgCTAGCCAGGAAGAAAGACTCTTCCAGGTCAGTATCAGCTTGTGTTTCCATATTCTGTGACAAAAGCGTGTGGTGTCTTGagcaatagggtcttattatcaagttctggtgggcaaccaagaacaATGGAAATATCTTGTGTTGTTTTGGGGGTCTCTGGGATTCTTGTGATCAACAACTTGAAGGCAAGTATCTTATATCTGGCATTTAGCTTTTTGCTTGGTGATCTATGGCTTCTGGGGAGGACATTATCCCCTGTGTAGGGAATCTCcaattagaatatatatatattctatatatatatataggaagcTTTCCCAAACATCCTATGTGTTAGTtattcctcctcccacccctcaatacatcttttaaagttcttagctttgattttttttcatctgtgGATCTGATGTTATGTTACAGAAGCTAATTTGTACATAaagggataattttttttttgagacagtgtttttctgtatagtagtactggctgtcctagaacttgctttgtagaccaggctggccttgaactcactgagatctgcctgcctctgcctcccaagtgctgtgattaaaggcatgcaccaccactgtctggcaagaataaatttttaaatgtggaaaaactATGCAACAGATAAATATCACTGAAAATCCATTATGTGTGAGGGGCTTAGGAAGGTGATGAGGAAGACCATAATCTCAACCTGGAGAGGCAACTACTCTTATTATTTTGGAACTTTTTCCTGTTCTTAGgaaatatattttgtaatttcaATTTGTTATGCCACATAACTATATAAGGCAATTGACAAATACAGTATTTGCTGTATGTAAAATGAGAAGAGAGCCATTCTAATTTTCTGGTCACTTGTCTTGACTGTATAATTTTTAGTTCATGCCGTGTAGCTTGAGATTTAAGGAAGATGTATAAAATGAGGGAAAAAGTTACAATAAGTTTACTTATATTTTTGGTATTTCCTTTGcccatttttattgataaaaattctCTGACAAGTTTATACAACTATATGATCCATTTTAATAACTCTCACCACCCCCACCTTCTCTTATTGCCTTCCCATTGATAATTCCTCCTCTTTCCCACAAGTCTTTTCCCCAGATTcctctccttttgtttttctttattttgtttcgttttgtgaCCCACCGATTTTTAGCCAGGGCAGTCTATGTGACCACGTTTTGAGCTATCCACTGTAGCCTggttaatttacattttaaaaagtctttgacaTCCATTTTTACAAAACTTCAATGTTTGCTAAAATTTCAGTTTAGCAGACCAAACCAATTCAGAGTTGAAGAGTGGTAACAGAGTCGTGGCCGTTACATAAGGAACACCCTGCAGCTAGCTGACTAAAGACACACTAACCAGTTGACTGGCTTATTGGCAAGGCTGGAGCCAATgatgttgttttctgtttcttgccAGTGTTTGTTGTATAAATACAACAACACTCCAGCCACCATGTTGCTGCTGGCTAGAGTTCCCAGAACCTGCTGTGGTGAGAAGGAACAGGGAGAAGTTGATTGATGGGTAGTGTGCTGGTTAGCTTTTGTCAGCCCAACACAAGCTGGAGTCTTCTCGGAAGGGAGGACCTTAGGTGAGGAATTGCCTCTGTTagactggcctgcaggcatgtctgtggcacattttcttgattaatgattgatatggacAGGCCAGGCTCACTGAGGGCGGGGCCTCttctgggcaggtgggcctgagtGGTGAAAGAAAGCGGACTGAGCAAAGCAgtgagcagcattcttccattGTGTTTGCTTCTGTCCCTGCCTCAAGCTGTTGTCCCGGCTTATCTCGATGACGGACTATaacatgaaataaacccttccttccacaagcagtttttggtcgtggtgtttatctCAACAGCAGAGGAGCAAACCAGAACGGGTACTGAGTTACTGTTAAACGTAGATGGGAGCAAGGAATTCTGCTGTGTCCTCAAATAGTAGGGTGAATGCAGGTAATgccaagatatatatatatatctcaaaaagGTCAAAGAAAGGATTTTTAAACCTTTTCaccataaaaaacaaataaataagcttaGTGTggaggctcatgcctataatccagcactccagaggtagatatagaaggatcagaagttcagagtcacACCTGACTACATAgtaggttgaggccagcctgggctatatgagatgcTTTCtcacagaaagaggaaaaaaagaaagaaagaaaggaaagaaggaaggaagtgacaGAAGTAAAAGTGTGAGAAGACATATTTAATCTGAttggatgtatgtgtatatatatatgaaatattgtACAGTACCCTTTTAATATGTATGTTTATGCTTTTATCagttaaaaaagtttaaaagtctaaaatatCCAGTTTTGGAAAGTTTCTAGATCGCGGCGTTGCAATCCATGCATAGACAAGAAATTCATGATCTGGGAAATAACCCCTAAAAGGGAACATCTCAACCCCTTTGTCTTATGTGTTCTTCCCAGGGAAAGCTGAAGTATTTAAACATCCCCCCAATCGTTACAAGGGCACATAGACTGCTTTGTTACCATAGAGGTATGGATGAGGTCTAACTCCCCAACACAGTCGTTACACAAAGAGCCAACTATTTCTCTCTCCCTAAGTTAAAAAATACCATGTTTATTTTGAACGTCAAGTTTTgtacctttcttttcttcagttatCTTTCTAACCTAAGTATTTCCGGTGCCatgaaaaatttcctttaaaCATGATAATGCTCAGTAGCTGCTTCTTTGGGGGTATTTAGGTTCCAAGCTTTTTAATTATTACAAGGCAGACAGCAAAAGCTATgcacaaaatgttttctttcagatTATTATCCAAACAAAGAGCTCCTGACAAGGGCGATTACGAGTTCACAGTACAGCTGACGTACTTTTAGTTAGCATAGACACTCTTAACTGATTTTCACCAATAATATAGCGATGGCTTTTTATCCAGCATCCTCTTACAAGTCCTAAATGACAGGTAGTCATAAATGATAGGAGAATTTTTTAACCGGATTTTGGTGGATGAAATACTATCTAATTTTCGTTTGCATTTGTTGGATCATTTGTGAGGTTCAGTTCTCACCTGTCTCTGTTTTCGAATGTAATTGTGCGTTTCTCTTTTAACACGATGTTCTATTAATCCCTGTAAGCTTTATATAAAAAAGTCAATCTTATCTGACAAGCTAATTAAAGATATTTGATCTTTGCCGTTGGCCTCTGCTCAACATACTTATCTCCGTCTTTCCAGTGTGCTAGGCACAAGTGTAAgcatcatgtttttgtttgtctttgctgATTTAATCACATTTGTATTGCTCATTGTGTCTCTTTCTGTACACTTATTTTCCCAATAGATTAAAACAGGAGTGCTGAGTGCCCGGGCGTAAGGACGGCCCTAAAGGAACAGAAGAAATTTCATTTAGAACAACTGAGCTAAGCGCCTGGGTCCAGATGCCCCTTTGTTTCTACAATCAGCAGTTTCTTTTCAGGACCAAGGGGAGGAAGGAGTCTCTGTAAGCTTGCTTTGTTTACTCATAGCAGAAATCAGGCGGAGTTAGGCCCCCTGTAATGAATAGAAAGCTGACTTTGTGGTTGGCTTCTCGGTGCTGCGCAGGCTGGACAGTGCCAGTGAGCTGAGAGCTGTGacaggttaaaaataaaaaacaggcaGGCGTAGCCTGACCAGATTGGCTCCGGACGCCCCCTATTACCTCACTGCATTCTGAAGGCCCGCCCACCAATTGCAGGACTCCTTACTGGAAAAACCAACTGCTGGAGCGTGCTAAGAATCCATAGCAACGCCCTTTTGAAATCAAAGGGGGAAAGACTGAAGTCAGCTCTCAGTCAGAGCGTCTATGCCTCAGGACGGGAAGACGCTTAGGATGGACACCCCACCCCCTGACGAGCTCACAGGAAAGCAAAACGAAAACCTGCAAAACCAGGATGAAGAATTGGGGTTTAAGGAAATGGACGGTCTGAGAGAAGCTTTGGCCAACCTTAGGGGACTGTCTGAGGAAGAGAAGGGCGAGAAGGCAATGCTCCGCTCCCGCATCCAAGAGCAGTCCCAGCTCATCTGCATCCTGAAACGCAGATCCGATGAGGCTCTGGAACGCTGCCAGATACTGGAACTGCTCAACGCTGAGCTGGAGGAGAAGAGGATGcaggagatggagaagatgaggaCCCAGAGTGAGCACGTCCAAAAGCTGGAGGGTCGCTTTATGACCCTGGCAGCCAACCACGAGCTGATGATCCGCTTCAAGGATGAGCACAAGAATGAAAACCTCAAGCTGAAGGAGGAGAATGAGAAGCTGAAGCGGGAGAATAGCAGCCTCTTCAGTCAGGCTCTGAAAGACCAGGAGGCCAAGGTACTGCAGCTCACTGCCCACAACAAGGCCCTGGCAGAGGAGCTGGAGGTCTTGAAACAGAAATGTGCTCACGATGCCAGCCAGGCACAGGCCCGAGAGAAGGAACTGTTGGGACTGCAGAACCAGCAGGCCTGTGCCCATGCCAAGGAGACAGAGCAGCTGCTCAGCCAGCTGCAGAGCCTCAGGCAGCAACACCGGCAGGCCACCGAACAGATGGCGAAGGACCAGGAGGCGCATAACAGCCTGAGCCAGGAGCTGCAGGCGAGGCTGCAAACTGTCACGCGTGAGAAAGAGGAGCTGCTGCAGCTGTCCATGGAGAGAGGCAAGGTGCTGCAGAACAAACAGGCGGAGATCCGCCAGCTGGAGGAGAAGTTGGAGACAGCGGCCATGGCCAAGAAGCATGCACTAGAACGTTTTGAGCAGGAGGCAGTGGCAGTTGACAGCAACTTGAGAGTTCGCGAGCTTCAGCGTAGGGTAGATGGGATCCAAAAGGCTTATGACGAGCTGCGTCTTCAATCAGAAGCCTTCAAAAAGCACAGCCTGGATCTTTTAAGCAAGGAGAGAGAACTTAATGCGAAACTCCGCCATCTCTTTCCATAAGGGAAATTCTGCTTCCTGTTACCACCTTAATACTTCAGATATTTGTGCCTTAGTATTATGGCAAAGCAAAGATAATTCATTTACTATACTTTTAAGTACAAAACCACTTTACTATGATGTTGTTACTGttgtaaaattaatattaatattcaaCTCTACCACCTAGAATACATTTAAGATTAACCAGAGTCCACTCTGTGCCTTTGAAGTCTTCTTAAGATTATCAGTATCTTCTACCTCATAACTTACTCATCTTCAACCTCAGATGTCTTCCTGTAGCTTAAGATTTATGAGTTAAAGGATCCTAAGATGAACGTACTAGCATGAAAAAAGGAAGACGTAGCCCCATTTGCCATTGCAGAGAGCTAGGCTTACCGTGGTACTGTAGCTAAGATCATAaacagaggtcagcctggttctCAGTGAAAGAGTGGGAAACCAAGCTTGGCAAACCAAAAGTGATCACTCACTTGTTTACCAAAATATAAAGGCCAGCTCTGTTACATCATTCTATTGAGCATTAAGATTCAAGTTTGCTAAGTCAACCAACTTTAATATTCCCTGCAAGTTTAGCTCACTTCCACTTTCCTGGTTTTCTCCTTAGTGACAGATAGGATTTAGATGTGCTGTATTGAGACTCTCAATGGTTACATTTTCTATTGTGCAGTAGCTAATAGGCAAAGGTATGTCAATTTAAGGCAACCAGTCATAGCagattgggtttgtttttatagtAACTCAtatattgttttctgtttctgtcaatatatttttttgtaattaaatttgcattttaaaagtctaagcttaatgtatatatatgtatgtatacatacatatatatacttatgGCATTTTTGTAGGAATAATTTGTTTTTGTAGAAATAGTTATTTAACATGACAGTTAAATATAGATTTCGGTAAAGTTCCTAAAGAAGTAAAGTCTTCAAGTTAATTAACAAAAATATGATTTACTTCCTTATGTCCCCCATATTTAATCATTTTATATACTCAATTATGAATACCTGTAAGATGGATTATAGTATAGTAAATTTTCTCGTGCATTTGGTGCCAAGAACACCAatagttacatagcaagttttatttactaaaaaaaaaaacctattactTATGGGCTTTCTTTTTGGCTGttgttagtttttttaatttagttttgttttttgctttcgtttttctgagacagaagaaCTTAGCCCAGGTTACCTTGGAATTCACCAGCATCACCATGTAATGAAGAAAGAAGAATGGGAACATGTGATTGTTGTgcatcaaagattttttttaatactttttgtgtgcgagtgctttgcctgtgtgtgtgtgtgtgtgtgtgtgtgtgtgtgtgtgtctatgtctgtgcaccatgtgtgtgcctgtatccAGGGGGCTTAGAAGacggcatcagattctctggaactagagtcatgGATGGTTGggagcccccatgtgggtgctgggaactgaaccagggtccttagCAGAagccaccagtgctcttaaccaccgggTCTTCCCTCCATCTCTCACTGGGTCAAGCCCTTTTCATCTCACCCTACAACAACGCAAGAGGGGATGTGTTGTCACTGTTTTATAGCTGGAACAGTGAGGCTCTCAGAGGGCGGCTTGTCTAAAGCCATGAAggtctggagaggcagaggcgagATCTGAACTGAAGGCTCTTGGGCAGGTGCCATGGAACTCCCTGCCTTGCTTTAATCCTTTATCGTCACTGTCATGCAATTAATGTTTTAACAAAAGGCATCACACTTGTACTCTTGTGCAGGGCATTGCCAATTAAGTAAGCAAGTCTGCGCTTTCAGGCTATAAAATCCATGCTTCTTCCCAGTATGTAAACTacctttgaaacacacacacacacacacacacacacacacacacacacgagggggggTTATTCCCTGTGTGCCCATCACTTTGTATTTAATCTCTGACCA is a window encoding:
- the Ccdc89 gene encoding coiled-coil domain-containing protein 89, which translates into the protein MPQDGKTLRMDTPPPDELTGKQNENLQNQDEELGFKEMDGLREALANLRGLSEEEKGEKAMLRSRIQEQSQLICILKRRSDEALERCQILELLNAELEEKRMQEMEKMRTQSEHVQKLEGRFMTLAANHELMIRFKDEHKNENLKLKEENEKLKRENSSLFSQALKDQEAKVLQLTAHNKALAEELEVLKQKCAHDASQAQAREKELLGLQNQQACAHAKETEQLLSQLQSLRQQHRQATEQMAKDQEAHNSLSQELQARLQTVTREKEELLQLSMERGKVLQNKQAEIRQLEEKLETAAMAKKHALERFEQEAVAVDSNLRVRELQRRVDGIQKAYDELRLQSEAFKKHSLDLLSKERELNAKLRHLFP